One stretch of Eretmochelys imbricata isolate rEreImb1 chromosome 1, rEreImb1.hap1, whole genome shotgun sequence DNA includes these proteins:
- the LOC144269156 gene encoding C->U-editing enzyme APOBEC-1-like — MENYDPSVLPNETYLLYEIKWSSSKRSWQNCCHNTLSEHAEIYFLEDVFKKQRSDPSDHCSITWYMSWSPCGDCCRAIRGFLMEQPNVNLVIYVARIYLHKEENNRQGLRSLMNIGVSIRIMDLPVYSYCWKTFIDDEDKYKDDYWPRHFAPWIMLYSLELQSILQNIPSCLEISPGENQTPIFSLCIEDKEQKRALTSANP, encoded by the exons ATGGAGAATTATGACCCAAGTGTCCTTCCCAATGAGACTTACCTGCTCTATGAAATAAAGTGGAGCAGTAGCAAAAGGTCCTGGCAGAACTGTTGCCATAACACCCTCTCAGAGCATGCTGAAATCTACTTCCTGGAAGATGTCTTTAAAAAGCAAAGATCTGATCCTTCTGACCACTGCTCCATCACCTGGTACAtgtcctggagtccctgtggagACTGCTGCAGGGCAATCAGGGGTTTCCTGATGGAACAGCCTAATGTGAACCTAGTTATTTATGTAGCACGGATCTACTTGCACAAAGAGGAAAACAATCGTCAGGGTCTACGGAGCCTGATGAATATCGGAGTGTCCATCCGAATCATGGACCTCCCAG TTTATAGCTACTGTTGGAAAACATTTATCGACGATGAGGACAAGTATAAAGATGATTATTGGCCCAGGCACTTCGCTCCATGGATAATGCTATATTCTCTCGAACTCCAGTCCATCCTTCAG AACATTCCCTCTTGCTTAGAGATTTCACCAGGTGAGAATCAGACTCCAATTTTCAGCCTATGTATAGAAGACAAGGAACAGAAAAGAGCACTCACATCAGCCAATCCCTGA